A single region of the Elizabethkingia sp. JS20170427COW genome encodes:
- the rfbA gene encoding glucose-1-phosphate thymidylyltransferase RfbA encodes MKGIILAGGSGTRLYPLTIAVSKQLMPVYDKPMIYYPLSTLLLAGIKEILIITTPHDQESFKKLLGDGSQIGCHIEYTVQPSPDGLAQAFILGKDFIGDDSVALVLGDNIFYGNGMGRMLKHKTNPDGGVVFAYHVSDPERYGVVEFDETYKAISIEEKPLHPKSNYAVPGLYFYDNNVVEIAQNIQPSARGELEITDINNEYLKKGKLEVGVLDRGTAWLDTGTFDSLHEASDFVSVIEKRQGFKIGCIEEIAFHNGFINAEQLLQAAEKYGKSGYGGYLKNLIN; translated from the coding sequence ATGAAAGGAATTATTTTAGCAGGAGGTTCAGGAACAAGGCTTTATCCCTTAACCATAGCAGTAAGCAAGCAGTTAATGCCTGTATATGATAAACCGATGATCTACTATCCTCTATCTACCCTATTATTGGCTGGGATAAAGGAAATATTAATCATTACCACTCCTCACGACCAAGAAAGCTTTAAAAAATTATTGGGAGACGGCTCTCAAATTGGTTGCCATATCGAGTACACAGTACAGCCTAGCCCAGATGGCTTAGCACAAGCCTTCATCCTTGGGAAAGATTTTATTGGTGACGATTCCGTTGCATTAGTATTGGGAGATAATATCTTCTATGGAAATGGAATGGGCAGAATGCTAAAACATAAAACCAATCCAGACGGTGGAGTTGTTTTCGCTTACCATGTTTCCGATCCCGAAAGATATGGCGTAGTAGAATTTGATGAAACCTATAAAGCCATATCTATCGAAGAAAAGCCTCTACACCCTAAATCCAATTATGCTGTACCTGGACTTTACTTCTATGATAATAATGTGGTAGAAATCGCTCAAAACATCCAACCTTCAGCAAGGGGAGAATTAGAAATCACCGATATCAATAATGAATACCTTAAAAAAGGGAAATTAGAGGTAGGCGTATTAGATCGTGGAACGGCTTGGCTAGATACGGGAACCTTCGATTCCTTACACGAAGCTTCAGATTTCGTTAGCGTAATTGAAAAAAGACAAGGCTTCAAAATTGGATGTATTGAGGAAATTGCCTTTCACAATGGTTTCATCAATGCAGAGCAACTACTACAGGCTGC